In one window of Heterodontus francisci isolate sHetFra1 chromosome 47, sHetFra1.hap1, whole genome shotgun sequence DNA:
- the c47h2orf68 gene encoding UPF0561 protein C2orf68 homolog has product MELEDESSGSRDKTAAKSARLDMSHGFVHHIRRNQIARDDYDKEVRQAKERQKKRQTPAPIRPRKPDLQVYHPRRRNGAENSSGFEGEESNESSSGTDPEPQNPVMEPENTELFCLDYQADDNIVTSVVIHQGDDPKTVAEKIGTKNSLEPLMQEALRLRIQEEIEKRISKPCV; this is encoded by the exons ATGGAGCTCGAGGACGAGAGCTCCGGTTCCCGGGACAAAACGGCGGCGAAATCCGCCCGGCTCGACATGAGCCACGGCTTCGTCCACCACATCCGCCGCAACCAGATCGCCAG AGATGATTATGACAAGGAGGTGAGACAGGCAAAGGAGAGGCAGAAGAAGAGACAGACCCCTGCCCCAATCCGCCCTCGCAAACCTGACCTGCAGGTGTACCATCCGCGACGCAGGA ACGGAGCGGAGAATTCCTCGGGGTTTGAGGGTGAGGAGTCAAATGAAAGTAGCTCCGGCACCGATCCCGAGCCCCAGAATCCCGTGATGGAGCCAGAGAACACGGAACTCTTCTGTCTGGATTACCAAGCCGATGACAACATTGTCACGTCAGTCGTTATTCATCAA GGCGATGACCCCAAGACAGTGGCAGAGAAAATTGGGACTAAAAACAGCCTGGAGCCTTTAATGCAGGAAGCACTGAGACTGCGGATCCAGGAGGAGATCGAAAAGAGGATCTCAAAACCTTGTGTGTGA